The following proteins come from a genomic window of Gynuella sunshinyii YC6258:
- the tal gene encoding transaldolase, which translates to MSLSKLEQLKQMTTVVADTGELDAIKRLKPEDATTNPTLVLKAIQSGQYQATIEKAKNLGESEYGTPSSGQLADCLAVCLGAQISENIEGLISTEVDARLSFDTEATIEKARTLIHLYSKVGVDKSRILIKIASTWEGIQAAKVLEQENIHCNLTLLFSFAQAKACADAGAFLISPFVGRILDWYKKSQPDADYSGANDPGVQSVTSIYNYYKEHGIKTVVMGASFRTQEEIENLAGCDKLTISPALLDSLAADQGELTRKLKPASNTTATPTPITEKAFRLEMNQDAMATEKLAEGIRSFIADIEKLEALLSQ; encoded by the coding sequence ATGAGTCTTTCCAAGCTAGAGCAACTAAAGCAAATGACAACCGTGGTAGCAGATACAGGGGAATTGGATGCAATCAAGCGCCTAAAACCTGAAGATGCCACAACCAATCCAACGCTGGTCCTCAAAGCCATCCAGTCCGGCCAGTACCAGGCAACTATTGAAAAAGCCAAAAACCTTGGTGAAAGCGAATACGGGACTCCTTCTTCAGGACAGCTGGCCGACTGCCTGGCGGTGTGTTTGGGCGCACAGATCAGCGAGAATATCGAAGGACTGATCAGCACCGAAGTGGATGCCCGACTGTCTTTTGATACCGAAGCAACCATCGAAAAAGCACGCACCCTGATTCACCTTTACTCAAAAGTCGGTGTGGACAAATCCAGGATCCTGATAAAAATTGCATCTACTTGGGAAGGCATTCAAGCCGCCAAAGTACTTGAACAGGAAAACATTCATTGCAATTTGACACTGCTGTTTTCATTTGCCCAGGCAAAGGCGTGTGCAGATGCTGGTGCATTTCTGATTTCGCCATTTGTGGGCCGTATTCTTGACTGGTACAAAAAAAGCCAGCCGGATGCTGATTATAGCGGTGCCAATGATCCTGGGGTTCAGTCTGTCACCAGTATTTATAACTATTACAAAGAACATGGCATCAAGACTGTCGTGATGGGCGCCAGCTTCCGTACCCAGGAAGAAATTGAAAACCTGGCCGGCTGCGACAAACTGACTATATCCCCCGCTCTGCTGGATAGCCTTGCCGCGGACCAAGGTGAGCTGACTCGCAAGCTAAAACCCGCAAGCAATACGACTGCCACTCCCACACCCATCACTGAAAAAGCATTTCGTCTGGAGATGAACCAGGATGCAATGGCAACTGAAAAACTGGCCGAAGGCATTCGTTCATTTATCGCCGATATCGAAAAACTTGAAGCACTACTGAGTCAGTAA
- the dusA gene encoding tRNA dihydrouridine(20/20a) synthase DusA has translation MAIDRRFCTAPMMDLSDRHCRYMWRQLSKHAVLYTEMVTSAALTRSKDIDRFLDYSELEQPLALQVGGYDTRELATAARLAEKWQYAELNLNVGCPSDRVQNGLIGAVLMKHPEKVQDAFRAMTDHCSLPVTIKHRIGVDDLDSYGFVRDFIGSQYHAGCRVFIVHARKAILQGLSPKENREIPPLKYETVYALKKDFPDCEIIINGGIKTIDECHEHLEHVDGVMVGREAYYNPMMLKDIDDQIYGSTGSNMTDIQLLHAMVPYVGQLARQNIPVKFILKHLLAVVQGKPGARAFRRFLSQNMHKTPQNSHLLSQALKLIQ, from the coding sequence ATGGCGATTGACAGAAGATTCTGCACTGCCCCCATGATGGACTTGTCTGATCGCCACTGCCGTTATATGTGGCGACAGCTATCCAAACATGCGGTTTTGTATACTGAAATGGTAACCAGCGCTGCTCTCACCAGAAGCAAAGACATTGATCGCTTTCTGGACTATTCAGAATTAGAGCAGCCCCTGGCGCTCCAGGTAGGCGGATATGATACTCGGGAGCTGGCAACTGCCGCCCGGTTAGCGGAAAAATGGCAGTACGCCGAGTTAAATCTCAATGTCGGCTGTCCCTCAGATCGGGTCCAAAATGGCCTGATTGGTGCTGTATTAATGAAGCATCCGGAAAAAGTACAAGATGCATTTAGAGCCATGACAGATCATTGTTCTCTGCCGGTGACAATCAAACATCGTATTGGTGTAGATGACCTGGATTCCTACGGCTTCGTCAGGGACTTTATTGGGTCCCAATATCATGCCGGGTGCCGGGTCTTCATTGTGCATGCCCGTAAAGCCATACTACAAGGACTGTCTCCAAAGGAGAATCGGGAAATTCCTCCACTAAAATATGAGACTGTCTACGCGTTAAAAAAAGACTTCCCTGACTGCGAAATCATTATAAATGGCGGTATCAAAACTATTGATGAGTGTCACGAACACCTAGAGCATGTCGATGGTGTCATGGTGGGTCGGGAAGCCTATTACAATCCAATGATGCTGAAAGATATTGATGATCAGATTTACGGTTCGACAGGCAGTAATATGACGGACATTCAGTTACTTCATGCCATGGTGCCTTATGTCGGCCAACTGGCTCGCCAGAATATTCCGGTAAAATTTATCCTGAAACATCTGTTGGCCGTTGTGCAGGGAAAGCCCGGAGCACGCGCTTTTCGCAGATTTCTTAGCCAGAATATGCATAAAACCCCGCAGAATAGTCATCTTCTTTCCCAGGCTCTTAAGCTGATACAATGA
- the nhaB gene encoding sodium/proton antiporter NhaB: MVATFSKALTHNFLGNAPQWYKQVIIAFLIINPILLFILGDTGPTVVGWLLIGEFIFTLAMALKCYPLLPGGLLAIEAVIIGLAGTGVNEEGNFVGPANVMMETEHNLEVILLLMFMVAGIYFMKDLLLFAFTKVFLKVRSKALLSLLFSIMAAILSAFLDALTVTAVLISISVGFYSVYHRVASGKHFTHEHNHDDDDQLGEHHRDDLENFRGFLRSLLMHGAVGTALGGVCTLVGEPQNLLIANVAGWDFVEFFIRIAPVSMPVLVAGLLTCLLLEKMKWFGYGDLLPDSVRGILEDFDRHEQSNRTRADVIQLMMQGGVAAYLVLALAFHLAEVGLIGLSVIILLTALNGINDEHAIGKAFTEALPFTALLIVFFAIVAVIHAQHLFTPIISWVLTLDTEIQPVMFFMANGVLSMISDNVFVATVYINEVYEQLQHGHISREHFDVLTVAINTGTNLPSVATPNGQAAFLFLLTSAIAPLIRLSYGRMVWMALPYTVVLTGVSIVAVLVWF; the protein is encoded by the coding sequence ATGGTCGCAACCTTTTCAAAGGCCCTCACCCACAACTTTTTAGGAAACGCTCCTCAATGGTACAAGCAGGTCATTATAGCCTTCTTGATCATTAATCCAATTTTGTTGTTTATTTTAGGTGATACTGGCCCAACAGTAGTTGGCTGGCTGTTAATCGGCGAATTTATTTTTACGCTGGCCATGGCTCTGAAGTGTTATCCGTTGTTACCAGGCGGATTGTTGGCAATAGAGGCAGTCATAATTGGTCTGGCTGGTACCGGTGTAAACGAAGAGGGAAATTTCGTTGGCCCAGCCAACGTTATGATGGAAACGGAACACAATCTTGAAGTCATTCTGCTACTGATGTTTATGGTTGCAGGTATTTACTTTATGAAAGACCTGCTGCTATTCGCCTTTACCAAGGTCTTCCTTAAAGTCAGGTCAAAAGCGCTACTGTCACTGCTATTTTCCATAATGGCAGCAATATTATCCGCATTTTTGGATGCACTTACCGTTACAGCCGTGCTGATCAGCATCAGCGTGGGCTTCTATTCCGTTTACCATAGAGTCGCTTCAGGCAAACACTTTACTCATGAGCATAACCACGATGATGATGATCAGCTGGGTGAGCACCATCGCGATGATCTGGAAAATTTCAGAGGCTTCTTGAGAAGCCTGCTCATGCACGGAGCAGTAGGTACAGCACTGGGCGGAGTATGCACCCTGGTCGGAGAACCACAGAACCTATTGATTGCTAATGTAGCCGGATGGGATTTTGTTGAATTCTTTATCCGTATCGCTCCGGTAAGCATGCCGGTCCTGGTAGCTGGATTATTAACCTGCCTGCTATTGGAAAAGATGAAATGGTTTGGCTATGGAGACTTATTACCTGATTCAGTCAGAGGCATACTGGAAGACTTTGACCGCCACGAACAAAGCAATCGCACTAGAGCTGACGTTATTCAATTAATGATGCAAGGAGGCGTGGCTGCATATCTGGTACTGGCCCTTGCATTTCACCTGGCTGAAGTCGGTTTGATTGGATTATCAGTCATTATTTTGTTAACAGCGCTCAATGGCATAAATGATGAGCATGCAATCGGCAAAGCCTTCACTGAAGCCCTACCCTTTACTGCGCTACTCATAGTCTTTTTCGCCATTGTTGCCGTCATACACGCGCAACATTTGTTTACCCCCATTATCTCCTGGGTGCTGACATTGGATACAGAGATACAGCCGGTTATGTTCTTTATGGCCAATGGTGTTCTTTCAATGATCAGCGATAACGTATTCGTTGCTACAGTATATATCAATGAAGTATACGAACAGTTACAACACGGCCATATCAGTCGGGAACACTTCGATGTCCTGACCGTCGCAATCAACACCGGCACCAACCTGCCTTCAGTGGCAACACCCAATGGACAAGCCGCTTTTTTATTTTTATTAACATCTGCCATTGCTCCACTTATAAGACTTTCTTATGGAAGAATGGTATGGATGGCGCTGCCCTATACCGTAGTGTTAACGGGAGTATCGATTGTAGCTGTTTTGGTGTGGTTTTAG
- a CDS encoding SCP2 sterol-binding domain-containing protein, which produces MGTVSEIFEQIVGKFNASAAAGMDVIFQFNISDDDHYYLVVANDNCELHQGDHEDPSVTLILSKETLEKIISGKTSGMQAFMLGKLKTEGNMMLATKLGDLFSM; this is translated from the coding sequence ATGGGAACAGTTTCAGAAATTTTCGAACAAATTGTTGGAAAATTTAATGCATCCGCAGCTGCTGGCATGGACGTAATCTTTCAGTTCAATATATCTGACGATGATCATTATTATCTGGTGGTCGCCAACGACAACTGCGAATTACACCAGGGCGATCATGAAGATCCCAGTGTCACTCTGATACTCAGCAAGGAAACATTGGAAAAAATCATCTCAGGCAAGACCAGCGGTATGCAGGCGTTTATGCTTGGAAAACTGAAAACCGAAGGCAATATGATGCTGGCAACCAAACTCGGAGATCTGTTCTCAATGTAA
- the sohB gene encoding protease SohB, which produces MAEYGIFLLKTITLVIAFGFIVMILVSAGSKQKKAGKGQLEIYKLNDRLDGYKKQISQILLDKKEQKKINKEEKKREKANRKRSEPAKRRVFVINFVGDMAASAVSNLREEVSAILAVASEKDEVVLKLESPGGAAHSYGLAASQLTRIKEKGLGLTVCVDKVAASGGYMMACVGDKILSAPFAIIGSIGVVAQLPNFHRLLKKNDIDVELHTAGEFKRTLTMLGENTEAGREKFKQELEALHQLFKEFVRKNRSQLDIDKVATGEFWMGAEALDLKLVDKIGTSDQYLMDLSANADVFEVIYRRKKAIPERLMHSASQGVLESFSKFSQIWNWQK; this is translated from the coding sequence TTGGCTGAGTATGGCATTTTTCTATTGAAGACAATCACTTTGGTGATTGCATTTGGTTTTATTGTAATGATTCTGGTGTCGGCTGGAAGCAAGCAAAAGAAGGCAGGGAAGGGACAGTTGGAGATTTACAAGCTGAATGACCGCCTGGATGGATATAAAAAGCAGATTAGCCAGATTTTGCTGGATAAAAAAGAACAAAAAAAGATCAATAAAGAGGAAAAGAAGCGCGAGAAGGCCAACCGAAAGCGGTCGGAACCTGCAAAACGCAGAGTTTTTGTGATCAATTTTGTAGGGGATATGGCAGCTTCTGCGGTCTCTAATCTTCGTGAGGAAGTTTCTGCAATTCTGGCAGTTGCCAGTGAGAAAGATGAAGTTGTACTGAAGCTGGAAAGCCCTGGTGGGGCTGCGCATAGTTATGGATTGGCTGCGTCACAGCTAACTCGAATCAAAGAGAAAGGTCTTGGATTGACTGTCTGTGTAGATAAGGTGGCAGCCAGCGGTGGTTATATGATGGCTTGTGTGGGAGATAAGATATTGTCTGCGCCTTTTGCCATCATTGGATCCATCGGAGTGGTGGCTCAACTCCCTAATTTTCATCGTCTGCTAAAGAAAAATGATATCGATGTGGAGCTACATACCGCGGGAGAATTTAAACGGACTTTAACGATGTTGGGAGAGAATACGGAAGCAGGTCGTGAAAAGTTCAAACAGGAGCTCGAAGCGCTGCACCAGCTTTTTAAGGAATTTGTACGAAAAAACCGCTCTCAGTTGGATATCGATAAAGTAGCAACCGGTGAATTTTGGATGGGGGCAGAAGCGTTAGATTTGAAACTGGTCGATAAGATAGGTACCAGTGATCAATATCTGATGGACTTGAGTGCCAATGCTGATGTGTTTGAAGTCATTTATCGCAGAAAAAAAGCGATCCCTGAGCGTCTGATGCATTCGGCCAGTCAAGGAGTGTTAGAGTCCTTTTCAAAGTTTAGTCAGATCTGGAACTGGCAAAAGTAA
- a CDS encoding lytic transglycosylase, with translation MIRNYWYTLICVQFLFILTACQTIGLQQEQNSNSAESLTKDSAPGEINTYDEQATGQTEKTDETTEDLNTTRYINALKQLNTRLDGSQYEYANIPTLYPDDLWLDMRKLYSLDIYHDDPRVEAQYNWYSKHPSYMTRVSERSKRYIYYVVEQLKKRNMPGEIALLPIVESAYDPFAYSHGRASGMWQFIPGTGKIFGLKQDWWYDGRRDVVASTDAALDYLQSLANRFEGDWLLALAAYNSGGGTVSRAIRNNKQKGLPTDFWSLSLPKETSAYVPKLLALSRIVWDTRTAGVTLPTLSKNPYFAAVDTGSQIDLAQAAELAEVELDELYLLNPGFNQWATSPDGPHRLLVPIENAELFEQRLAEIPVKQRVTWSRYTIKSGDTLSTIAEKFGTTIDVIRNANHISNNIIVAGKTLMIPSSSLDKNRYTLSSDNRLASRQSYNPDSKSKTKVVHIVETGDSFWEISRKYKVGTRELAKWNGMAPTDTLRVGQELVVWVDKNNQMVAMANTGGRNIIRKVGYTVRSGDSLSSIASRFNVTVSSLRKWNSFDSKYLQPGDYITIYVDVTSN, from the coding sequence ATGATCAGAAACTACTGGTACACGCTCATTTGTGTTCAATTTCTCTTCATTCTGACAGCCTGCCAAACTATTGGACTACAACAAGAACAGAATTCAAATTCAGCAGAGTCACTGACAAAAGATTCTGCTCCCGGTGAAATCAATACATATGACGAACAGGCTACCGGTCAGACAGAGAAAACGGATGAAACAACGGAAGACCTTAACACAACTCGATACATCAACGCGCTAAAACAACTGAATACCCGTCTTGATGGTAGTCAATATGAATATGCCAACATTCCTACATTGTATCCAGATGACTTATGGCTGGATATGCGCAAGCTGTATTCTCTCGATATATATCACGATGATCCCCGAGTAGAAGCTCAGTACAACTGGTACAGCAAGCACCCGTCTTATATGACACGAGTCAGCGAGCGCAGTAAGCGTTATATATATTACGTTGTCGAACAATTGAAAAAACGTAATATGCCTGGCGAAATCGCATTGCTGCCGATTGTTGAAAGCGCCTACGACCCTTTTGCCTATTCTCATGGCAGAGCGTCCGGAATGTGGCAGTTTATTCCTGGTACAGGCAAGATATTCGGCCTCAAGCAGGACTGGTGGTACGACGGCAGAAGAGATGTCGTTGCCTCGACAGATGCTGCCCTGGACTACCTGCAAAGTCTTGCCAATCGATTTGAGGGAGACTGGCTACTGGCCCTGGCCGCATACAATTCGGGTGGAGGAACGGTTTCCAGAGCAATTCGAAACAACAAACAAAAAGGACTGCCAACTGACTTTTGGTCACTTTCATTACCCAAAGAAACTTCGGCGTACGTTCCCAAATTGTTGGCCCTGTCCAGAATTGTCTGGGATACCCGGACCGCTGGCGTAACTCTTCCAACACTTTCAAAAAACCCCTACTTTGCTGCAGTGGATACCGGTAGCCAGATCGATCTGGCACAGGCAGCGGAGTTGGCGGAAGTAGAACTCGATGAACTCTATTTACTGAATCCAGGTTTCAATCAATGGGCGACCAGTCCTGATGGACCTCACCGTCTCCTGGTTCCAATCGAAAATGCGGAATTATTTGAACAGCGGCTGGCAGAAATTCCAGTCAAACAACGTGTAACATGGAGTCGGTACACAATCAAGTCAGGTGATACCCTGAGTACCATCGCCGAAAAATTTGGCACTACTATCGATGTGATACGTAATGCCAATCACATCAGCAACAATATTATTGTTGCAGGCAAAACGCTTATGATTCCATCCTCTTCACTGGACAAGAATCGCTATACCCTCAGCTCAGACAATCGTCTGGCAAGCCGCCAAAGTTACAATCCGGATTCAAAATCAAAGACCAAAGTCGTTCATATCGTTGAAACCGGAGATTCATTCTGGGAAATCAGTCGGAAGTACAAAGTGGGAACGCGGGAACTGGCCAAATGGAACGGTATGGCGCCCACAGATACTTTAAGAGTTGGCCAGGAGCTCGTTGTTTGGGTGGATAAGAACAACCAAATGGTAGCCATGGCCAATACAGGGGGTCGCAACATTATCCGCAAAGTCGGCTATACCGTCCGATCTGGAGATTCTCTGTCCAGCATCGCCAGTCGTTTTAACGTCACGGTATCCAGTCTTCGAAAATGGAACAGCTTTGACAGTAAATACCTGCAACCCGGTGACTACATTACAATTTACGTAGACGTTACTTCAAATTAA
- a CDS encoding methyltransferase domain-containing protein: protein MVSILAKPLKKISALAKMKPAIREALMHHWFDSDLGQELLRVERKCLDNIFKNKLGHHLIQIDSGLYAPLLSNPPIGCCTLYSQQENRAPCPLVRGVPEQLPFKPDSIDHIILHHTLDFCEAPYQTVREASIALMPNGHLVVVGFNPASLWLARKLRGTLISQVPWIGRFIRAGRVAEWLELLNLEVVEQYSLMHRPAFTRASTLRRFNWFDRAFRVLLPRAGAVYILVAQKRVAGLIHRNFEWLPQSSPKSPITAPEINSPKDV from the coding sequence GTGGTAAGCATTCTGGCTAAGCCATTAAAAAAGATCTCTGCACTGGCCAAGATGAAACCGGCTATCAGAGAGGCTCTGATGCACCATTGGTTTGATTCAGATCTTGGCCAGGAGTTGTTAAGAGTTGAGCGTAAATGCCTGGACAACATTTTTAAGAATAAGCTTGGGCATCATTTAATACAGATTGACTCGGGGTTATATGCTCCACTGCTCAGTAACCCACCGATAGGGTGTTGTACACTGTATAGCCAACAAGAAAACCGGGCACCTTGTCCCTTGGTTAGAGGGGTGCCGGAGCAGTTGCCTTTTAAGCCAGATTCAATTGACCATATTATTCTTCATCATACCCTTGATTTTTGTGAGGCACCTTATCAGACAGTCCGGGAAGCCAGTATTGCGCTGATGCCAAACGGGCATTTGGTAGTGGTTGGTTTTAATCCGGCGAGTCTGTGGTTGGCCCGAAAGTTAAGAGGGACGCTGATATCGCAGGTTCCCTGGATAGGCAGGTTCATCAGGGCAGGCAGAGTGGCAGAATGGCTGGAATTACTGAACCTTGAAGTCGTAGAACAATATTCCCTGATGCATCGCCCAGCGTTCACCCGAGCGAGCACCCTCAGGCGGTTCAACTGGTTTGATCGTGCGTTCAGGGTGCTGCTGCCAAGAGCTGGGGCGGTGTATATACTGGTTGCTCAGAAGCGCGTAGCAGGCTTGATTCACCGAAATTTTGAATGGTTACCTCAATCCAGTCCAAAATCCCCAATAACCGCACCGGAGATTAATAGTCCCAAAGATGTCTGA
- the rnhA gene encoding ribonuclease HI, whose product MSEIVEIYTDGACKGNPGPGGWGVYLSYKGTDKSLFGGEADTTNNRMELQAAIEALKTLKRACEVNLYTDSTYVRKGITEWLTGWKQKNWTNSQKKPVKNADLWRQLDELNSLHKVHWIWVKGHAGNPGNEMADQLANQGVEQVMQRRGMA is encoded by the coding sequence ATGTCTGAAATCGTTGAAATATATACTGATGGTGCCTGCAAAGGTAATCCCGGGCCTGGTGGCTGGGGGGTTTATCTGTCTTATAAAGGCACTGATAAATCACTATTTGGTGGTGAAGCTGACACCACAAATAACCGAATGGAGCTTCAGGCTGCTATCGAAGCCCTTAAAACCCTTAAAAGGGCATGTGAAGTTAACTTATATACTGATTCAACCTATGTCAGAAAAGGCATCACGGAGTGGCTGACTGGCTGGAAACAAAAGAATTGGACAAATTCCCAGAAAAAGCCCGTGAAGAATGCAGATCTGTGGAGACAGCTGGATGAACTGAACAGCCTTCACAAAGTTCACTGGATATGGGTGAAAGGCCATGCCGGTAATCCCGGTAATGAAATGGCTGATCAGCTGGCCAATCAGGGGGTTGAACAGGTTATGCAGAGGAGAGGAATGGCGTGA
- the dnaQ gene encoding DNA polymerase III subunit epsilon: protein MRQIVLDTETTGISPNEHRIIEIGCVEVINRKLTGNHFHVYINPQREVEQEAIAVHGITNEFLADKPLFAQVAEEFIEFIRGAQLVIHNAPFDIGFMDMEFSRIPGAPKATRDICTVLDTLVMAREKHPGQKNSLDALCKRYFIDNSHRELHGALLDAEILADVYLMMTGGQTALSLSNEDYKDQQNGDHQAVERIAVDGSGLPVIAASAAEAAEHDQFLAMMTRKSEAVIWKKY from the coding sequence GTGAGACAGATTGTATTAGATACTGAGACAACCGGTATCAGTCCTAATGAACACCGTATTATTGAAATCGGTTGTGTTGAAGTGATTAATCGTAAGCTCACGGGAAATCACTTTCATGTCTATATTAATCCTCAAAGGGAAGTAGAGCAGGAGGCGATCGCCGTTCACGGTATTACCAATGAATTTCTGGCCGACAAGCCCCTCTTTGCTCAGGTCGCTGAAGAATTCATCGAGTTTATCCGCGGTGCCCAGTTGGTTATTCATAATGCGCCATTTGATATTGGCTTTATGGACATGGAGTTCAGCCGGATACCAGGTGCCCCAAAGGCCACGCGTGATATCTGTACGGTACTTGATACGCTGGTGATGGCGCGCGAAAAACACCCTGGTCAAAAAAACTCTCTGGACGCCCTCTGCAAGCGATATTTCATAGATAACAGTCATCGGGAGTTGCACGGCGCCTTGCTTGATGCTGAAATTCTTGCTGATGTTTATTTGATGATGACCGGTGGCCAGACGGCACTGTCTCTATCGAATGAGGATTACAAAGATCAGCAGAATGGCGACCATCAGGCAGTCGAGCGGATTGCGGTTGATGGCTCGGGACTGCCTGTTATCGCGGCTTCCGCTGCAGAAGCTGCTGAGCATGATCAATTTTTGGCTATGATGACTCGAAAATCTGAAGCGGTGATCTGGAAGAAGTATTGA
- a CDS encoding NADP(H)-dependent aldo-keto reductase, which produces MKYSKLGVTDLEVSKICLGTMTWGEQNTEAEAHEQLDYAYSNGVNFIDTAEMYPVPPNADTQGRTESYIGSWFKARGNRHKCVLATKVIGRSDATWYRGEPATLSRRHVMEAVNTSLQRLQTDYIDLYQLHWPDRHVNNFGALGYQVVEEGERVAILETLAAMDELVKAGKVRHIGVSNETPWGVAQYLKLAETKGLTRIQSIQNPYNLLNRSFEIGLAEFAHRDKVGLLAYSPMAFGVLSGKYLDSTPANGRLTLFERFKRYSNPHVTPVVRRYADIARQSQLSPAQMALAYVNSRPFVTANIIGATTMEQLRENIDSIHVELNDDVLAAIELVHQEVSNPCP; this is translated from the coding sequence ATGAAATACAGTAAACTTGGGGTAACCGATCTTGAAGTGAGTAAAATCTGCCTGGGGACGATGACCTGGGGAGAACAGAATACAGAGGCAGAAGCGCATGAACAGTTGGATTATGCCTATTCCAATGGTGTCAATTTTATTGATACTGCAGAAATGTATCCTGTACCCCCAAACGCAGATACTCAGGGACGAACAGAAAGTTATATAGGCAGTTGGTTTAAAGCCCGTGGTAATCGGCATAAATGTGTTCTGGCCACTAAGGTGATAGGGCGTTCTGATGCTACCTGGTATCGGGGAGAACCGGCTACTTTGAGTCGCAGACATGTTATGGAGGCGGTTAATACTTCCCTGCAGAGGCTGCAGACTGATTATATCGATTTGTATCAGCTGCATTGGCCGGATCGCCATGTTAATAACTTTGGTGCTTTGGGTTATCAGGTAGTTGAAGAAGGTGAGCGGGTTGCGATTCTCGAGACTTTGGCGGCGATGGATGAGTTGGTTAAAGCTGGGAAGGTTCGTCATATTGGTGTCAGCAACGAAACTCCATGGGGAGTGGCGCAATATCTGAAATTGGCCGAAACTAAGGGATTGACCCGTATTCAAAGTATCCAAAACCCTTATAACCTCTTAAACCGCAGCTTTGAAATCGGTCTGGCAGAGTTTGCGCATCGGGATAAAGTCGGCTTACTTGCATATTCGCCAATGGCTTTCGGGGTACTGTCTGGAAAATATCTTGATAGCACACCAGCCAATGGGCGGTTAACTCTGTTTGAGCGCTTCAAACGCTATAGCAATCCTCATGTAACGCCAGTGGTGCGACGCTATGCTGATATCGCCCGGCAATCTCAGTTGAGTCCTGCGCAAATGGCGCTCGCTTATGTTAATAGTCGCCCTTTTGTGACGGCCAATATCATCGGTGCGACCACAATGGAGCAGTTAAGGGAAAACATAGACAGTATTCACGTCGAGTTGAATGACGATGTGTTGGCTGCCATTGAATTGGTTCACCAGGAAGTTTCTAATCCCTGCCCATAA
- a CDS encoding hydroxyacylglutathione hydrolase, translated as MKVVRYYVPNSYDNYNHLLIDPDSMRAMVIDPFSKTQTLEMVAAFGATLDAIYLTHEHGDHIRAAGPLAKHFNLPIYGNAKIPLVTQPVKDGDEVSVGNQTVVCWETPGHTFLHTCLYGSDEDGIPFLITADTVFNAGVGNTHSGDTEVLFQSIDKIKDLLADHARIYPAHDYMENNLRFARSLEPGNKAIDLWLEKVKQTDAESRPVTEWSDELTFNPFLRLDSAELKQSVSERLSRQLPTDLEVFSSLRKLRDEW; from the coding sequence ATGAAAGTTGTTCGCTACTACGTTCCAAACTCTTATGACAACTACAACCATCTGTTGATTGATCCCGACTCCATGAGAGCGATGGTGATCGACCCTTTCAGTAAAACCCAGACGCTGGAAATGGTCGCTGCATTCGGAGCGACACTGGATGCAATTTATCTGACCCATGAACATGGCGACCATATTCGGGCCGCTGGCCCGCTGGCAAAACACTTCAATCTGCCTATTTATGGCAATGCTAAAATCCCTCTGGTTACCCAGCCAGTCAAAGACGGTGATGAAGTTTCCGTTGGCAATCAGACAGTCGTATGCTGGGAAACTCCTGGACATACTTTTCTGCATACCTGCCTGTACGGTAGTGATGAAGATGGCATCCCCTTCCTGATCACAGCAGATACTGTTTTCAATGCGGGTGTGGGTAATACCCATTCCGGCGATACTGAAGTATTGTTTCAGTCAATTGATAAAATCAAGGACCTGCTGGCAGATCATGCCAGGATTTACCCTGCTCATGACTACATGGAAAACAACCTACGCTTCGCCAGGAGTCTTGAACCTGGAAACAAAGCGATAGACCTATGGCTGGAAAAAGTTAAACAAACAGATGCCGAGTCAAGGCCAGTAACTGAGTGGTCAGATGAACTGACATTCAATCCGTTTCTGAGACTAGATTCAGCCGAACTCAAACAGTCAGTATCAGAAAGGCTGTCACGCCAGCTACCTACCGACCTGGAGGTTTTCTCATCCTTGAGAAAACTTCGTGATGAGTGGTAA